In one Nicotiana sylvestris chromosome 8, ASM39365v2, whole genome shotgun sequence genomic region, the following are encoded:
- the LOC138875423 gene encoding uncharacterized protein → MKVLSINVPLVEALEQMPGYAKFIKDLITKNRSMNCETINMTHQLSAIVQSMALKLEDHGAFTIPCSIGSADFTKALCDMVASIKLMPYSVFMMLGIGQPRPTSMRLQMADRTMNRPLGIIDDVLIRVDKFILPADFLILDCEVDYKVPIILGKPFLAIGKALVDVEAKELTFRVGDEKVVLHVCKSMRQPNSNKVCSFVNIVTEVIVEDTSAVNNVEDPWEAVLLNHDATEDGGLVEYVNALQGMGSYIYEPQKLSLDLENQKTPPTKPSI, encoded by the coding sequence atgaaagttttgtccataaatgtgcctttggtggaagctctagaacaaatgccAGGATATGCCAAGTTTATAAAAGACTTGATAACAAAGAATAGATCCATGAATTGTGAAACAATCAATATGACGCATCAACTGAGTGCCATTGTACAATCCATGGCCCTAAAGCTAGAAGACCACGGTGCTTTTACAATACCGTGCTCTATTGGTAGTGCCGATTTCACCAAGGCTTTGTGCGACATGGTGGCAAGCATTAAATTGATGCCATATTCTGTGTTCATGATGTtggggattgggcaaccaaggcccacatccatgaggttgcaaatggcagatagaacaaTGAATAGGCCATTGGGGATAATAGATGATGTGCTAATTCGGGTTGACAAGTTCATACTTCCCGCGGATTTTTTGATACTTGACTGCGAGGTTGACTATAAGGTGCCGATCATATTAGGGAAACCTTTCCTAGCTATAGGGAAGgctttagttgatgtggaagcaaaggagctcaccttccgggtgggtgatgaaaaagttgtGCTCCATGTCTGCAAGTCAATGaggcagcccaatagcaacaaaGTATGTTCATTTGTGAATATTGTGACCGAGGTGATTGTTGAAGACACCAGTGCTGTTAACAATGTAGAGGACCCTTGGGAAGCTGTGTTGTTGAACCATGATGCGACTGAGGATGGAGGTTTGGTGGAATATGTCAatgctttgcaaggaatgggttcATACATATATGAGCCCCAGaaactttccttggatcttgagaaccaaaagactccaccaacaaagccctcaatctaG